A region from the Alnus glutinosa chromosome 5, dhAlnGlut1.1, whole genome shotgun sequence genome encodes:
- the LOC133869134 gene encoding putative F-box/LRR-repeat protein 23, whose translation MSGLRFPCLAMDSSPDPADEFPNWLALPRDVTASILMRLEAFEILTSAQMVCSPWHNLCKDPSMWRAVHMRNPVTLGLLGFPYDLEKMCRHAVDRSCGQLVDINVENFGTDELLRHIADSSSQLKRLGLVRCYGISDKGLSGVASKLPLLEELDISYSLLSKEALEAVGRSCPHLKSLKFYNPRQKNRVRDEEALAIADNMSELRHLQLFRNKLTNDGLQAILDGCPHLESLDLRQCFNVTLAKNLGKRCAEQIKDLRRPHDSTDDYEFGSNFFNYDYDYEEDSTDDYEVGSNFDDYDYDYDYY comes from the exons ATGTCGGGACTCCGTTTCCCATGTCTTGCGATGGACTCTTCTCCTGACCCTGCAGACGAATTCCCCAACTGGCTGGCTCTGCCCCGGGACGTGACGGCGTCGATCCTGATGAGACTGGAGGCATTCGAGATCCTGACGAGCGCGCAGATGGTGTGCTCGCCGTGGCACAACCTCTGCAAGGACCCGTCGATGTGGCGCGCCGTCCACATGCGAAACCCGGTCACACTGGGCCTCTTGGGGTTCCCGTACGACCTCGAGAAGATGTGCCGCCACGCCGTCGATCGCAGCTGCGGCCAGTTGGTCGATATCAACGTCGAGAACTTCGGCACCGACGAGCTCCTCAGGCACATCGCTGACAG TTCAAGTCAGCTCAAACGCCTTGGACTTGTAAGATGCTATGGCATTTCAGATAAGGGATTGAGTGGAGTGGCTTCAAAACTTCCATTACTAGAGGAGCTTGACATTTCGTACTCTTTATTGTCAAAAGAAGCTCTTGAAGCTGTGGGCCGCAGTTGCCCTCATTTGAAATCACTCAAATTTTACAACCCGAGGCAGAAGAATAGAGTGCGTGATGAGGAGGCACTTGCTATTGCAGATAACATGAGTGAATTGCGCCACCTCCAACTTTTCAGAAATAAGCTGACTAACGACGGCTTGCAGGCTATCCTTGATGGTTGTCCTCACCTTGAATCACTTGACCTGCGCCAATGTTTCAATGTCACTCTGGCAAAGAATTTGGGAAAAAGATGTGCTGAACAGATTAAAGACTTGCGGCGTCCCCATGATTCCACTGATGACTATGAATTTGGTAGCAATTTCTTCAACTACGACTACGACTACGAGGAGGACTCAACTGATGACTATGAAGTTGGCAGCAATTTCGACGACTACGACTACGACTACGACTACTACTGA